In Patagioenas fasciata isolate bPatFas1 chromosome 2, bPatFas1.hap1, whole genome shotgun sequence, a single window of DNA contains:
- the SGCE gene encoding epsilon-sarcoglycan isoform X7 translates to MRRRRWRQQQQAEERGAMRCCAAGPWPHSGGALTTLLLTVYTILSKVHSDRNVYPSAGVLFVHVLEREYFKGEFPPYPKPGEISNDPITFNTNLMGYPDRPGWLRYIQRTPYSDGVLYGSPTVENVGKPTIIEITAYNRRTFETARHNLIINIMSAEDFPLPYQAEFFIRNMNVEEMLASEVLGDFLGAVKNVWQPERLNAINITSALDRGGRVPLPINDMKEGVYVMVGADVPFSSCLREVENPQNQLRCSQEMEPVITCDKKFRTQFHIDWCKISLVDNTKQVSTFQEVIRGEGILPDGGEYKPPSDTLKSRDYYSDFLITLAVPSAIALVLFLILAYIMCCRREGVEKRNMQTPDIQLVHHSAIQKSTKELRDMSKNREIAWPLSTLPVFHPVTGEIVPPLHTDSYDNTSMPLMQTQQNLPHQTQIPQQQSAENSQ, encoded by the exons atgcggcggcggcggtggcggcagcagcagcaggcggaGGAGAGGGGAGCGATGCGGTGCTGCGCGGCGGGGCCCTGGCCGCACAGCGGGGGTGCCCTCACCACTCTCCTGCTGACAG TGTACACGATTCTGTCTAAGGTGCACTCTGATCGGAATGTATACCCTTCTGCTGGAGttctttttgttcatgttttggAGAGGGAATACTTTAAGGGGGAATTTCCTCCTTACCCAAAGCCTG gTGAAATAAGTAATGATCCTATAACATTTAATACCAATTTAATGGGTTACCCTGACAGACCGGGATGGCTACGCTATATACAAAGGACACCCTACAGTGATGGAGTGCTGTATGGCTCACCAACTGTAGAAAATGTGGGCAAACCAACCATCATTGag ATCACTGCATACAACAGGCGTACCTTTGAGACAGCAAGGCATAATTTGATAATTAATATAATGTCAGCAGAAG ATTTTCCTTTACCGTACCAAGCGGAGTTCTTCATAAGGAATATGAACGTAGAAGAAATGTTGGCCAGTGAAGTTCTTGGCGACTTTCTGGGAGCAGTGAAGAATGTGTGGCAGCCAGAACGCTTGAACGCTATCAACATTACTTCAGCCCTCGACCGGGGAGGGAGGGTTCCGCTTCCCATTAATGACATGAAGGAGGG TGTCTATGTTatggttggagcagatgttccaTTCTCTTCGTGCTTACGAGAAGTGGAAAACCCACAAAATCAGCTGAGATGCAGTCAAGAAATGGAGCCTGTTATAACCTGTGATAAAAAATTTCGGACTCAGTTCCATATTGACTGGTGTAAAATCTCTCTG GTTGACAATACAAAACAAGTTTCCACCTTTCAGGAAGTGATTCGTGGAGAGGGGATATTACCTGACGGTGGAGAATACAAGCCACCTTctgatacactgaaaagcagagactATTACTCGGATTTCCTAATTACACTGGCAGTGCCCTCGGCAATAGCACTGGTGCTTTTTCTAATACTTGCCTACATCATGTGCTGCCGACGGGAAGGAGT ggaaaagagaaaCATGCAAACACCAGA CATCCAGTTGGTCCACCACAGCGCGATCCAAAAATCAACCAAAGAGCTTCGTGACATGTCTAAAAACAGAGAGATCGCGTGGCCCCTTTCAACGCTTCCCGTGTTTCACCCGGTAACTGGTGAGATCGTGCCGCCCCTGCACACCGACAGCTATGATAACACCAGTATGCCGCTGATGCAGACCCAGCA gaaCCTGCCACATCAGACTCAGATTccgcagcagcagagtgcag AAAATTCCCAGTGA
- the SGCE gene encoding epsilon-sarcoglycan isoform X6, with protein MRRRRWRQQQQAEERGAMRCCAAGPWPHSGGALTTLLLTVYTILSKVHSDRNVYPSAGVLFVHVLEREYFKGEFPPYPKPGEISNDPITFNTNLMGYPDRPGWLRYIQRTPYSDGVLYGSPTVENVGKPTIIEITAYNRRTFETARHNLIINIMSAEDFPLPYQAEFFIRNMNVEEMLASEVLGDFLGAVKNVWQPERLNAINITSALDRGGRVPLPINDMKEGVYVMVGADVPFSSCLREVENPQNQLRCSQEMEPVITCDKKFRTQFHIDWCKISLVDNTKQVSTFQEVIRGEGILPDGGEYKPPSDTLKSRDYYSDFLITLAVPSAIALVLFLILAYIMCCRREGVEKRNMQTPDIQLVHHSAIQKSTKELRDMSKNREIAWPLSTLPVFHPVTGEIVPPLHTDSYDNTSMPLMQTQQNLPHQTQIPQQQSAGKWYS; from the exons atgcggcggcggcggtggcggcagcagcagcaggcggaGGAGAGGGGAGCGATGCGGTGCTGCGCGGCGGGGCCCTGGCCGCACAGCGGGGGTGCCCTCACCACTCTCCTGCTGACAG TGTACACGATTCTGTCTAAGGTGCACTCTGATCGGAATGTATACCCTTCTGCTGGAGttctttttgttcatgttttggAGAGGGAATACTTTAAGGGGGAATTTCCTCCTTACCCAAAGCCTG gTGAAATAAGTAATGATCCTATAACATTTAATACCAATTTAATGGGTTACCCTGACAGACCGGGATGGCTACGCTATATACAAAGGACACCCTACAGTGATGGAGTGCTGTATGGCTCACCAACTGTAGAAAATGTGGGCAAACCAACCATCATTGag ATCACTGCATACAACAGGCGTACCTTTGAGACAGCAAGGCATAATTTGATAATTAATATAATGTCAGCAGAAG ATTTTCCTTTACCGTACCAAGCGGAGTTCTTCATAAGGAATATGAACGTAGAAGAAATGTTGGCCAGTGAAGTTCTTGGCGACTTTCTGGGAGCAGTGAAGAATGTGTGGCAGCCAGAACGCTTGAACGCTATCAACATTACTTCAGCCCTCGACCGGGGAGGGAGGGTTCCGCTTCCCATTAATGACATGAAGGAGGG TGTCTATGTTatggttggagcagatgttccaTTCTCTTCGTGCTTACGAGAAGTGGAAAACCCACAAAATCAGCTGAGATGCAGTCAAGAAATGGAGCCTGTTATAACCTGTGATAAAAAATTTCGGACTCAGTTCCATATTGACTGGTGTAAAATCTCTCTG GTTGACAATACAAAACAAGTTTCCACCTTTCAGGAAGTGATTCGTGGAGAGGGGATATTACCTGACGGTGGAGAATACAAGCCACCTTctgatacactgaaaagcagagactATTACTCGGATTTCCTAATTACACTGGCAGTGCCCTCGGCAATAGCACTGGTGCTTTTTCTAATACTTGCCTACATCATGTGCTGCCGACGGGAAGGAGT ggaaaagagaaaCATGCAAACACCAGA CATCCAGTTGGTCCACCACAGCGCGATCCAAAAATCAACCAAAGAGCTTCGTGACATGTCTAAAAACAGAGAGATCGCGTGGCCCCTTTCAACGCTTCCCGTGTTTCACCCGGTAACTGGTGAGATCGTGCCGCCCCTGCACACCGACAGCTATGATAACACCAGTATGCCGCTGATGCAGACCCAGCA gaaCCTGCCACATCAGACTCAGATTccgcagcagcagagtgcag GTAAATGGTATTCCTGA
- the SGCE gene encoding epsilon-sarcoglycan isoform X9, whose product MGYPDRPGWLRYIQRTPYSDGVLYGSPTVENVGKPTIIEITAYNRRTFETARHNLIINIMSAEDFPLPYQAEFFIRNMNVEEMLASEVLGDFLGAVKNVWQPERLNAINITSALDRGGRVPLPINDMKEGVYVMVGADVPFSSCLREVENPQNQLRCSQEMEPVITCDKKFRTQFHIDWCKISLVDNTKQVSTFQEVIRGEGILPDGGEYKPPSDTLKSRDYYSDFLITLAVPSAIALVLFLILAYIMCCRREGVEKRNMQTPDIQLVHHSAIQKSTKELRDMSKNREIAWPLSTLPVFHPVTGEIVPPLHTDSYDNTSMPLMQTQQNLPHQTQIPQQQSAEWKRQMTLAGKASTQSLQHWFGLTSNVALHTHYWRRLEGKWYS is encoded by the exons ATGGGTTACCCTGACAGACCGGGATGGCTACGCTATATACAAAGGACACCCTACAGTGATGGAGTGCTGTATGGCTCACCAACTGTAGAAAATGTGGGCAAACCAACCATCATTGag ATCACTGCATACAACAGGCGTACCTTTGAGACAGCAAGGCATAATTTGATAATTAATATAATGTCAGCAGAAG ATTTTCCTTTACCGTACCAAGCGGAGTTCTTCATAAGGAATATGAACGTAGAAGAAATGTTGGCCAGTGAAGTTCTTGGCGACTTTCTGGGAGCAGTGAAGAATGTGTGGCAGCCAGAACGCTTGAACGCTATCAACATTACTTCAGCCCTCGACCGGGGAGGGAGGGTTCCGCTTCCCATTAATGACATGAAGGAGGG TGTCTATGTTatggttggagcagatgttccaTTCTCTTCGTGCTTACGAGAAGTGGAAAACCCACAAAATCAGCTGAGATGCAGTCAAGAAATGGAGCCTGTTATAACCTGTGATAAAAAATTTCGGACTCAGTTCCATATTGACTGGTGTAAAATCTCTCTG GTTGACAATACAAAACAAGTTTCCACCTTTCAGGAAGTGATTCGTGGAGAGGGGATATTACCTGACGGTGGAGAATACAAGCCACCTTctgatacactgaaaagcagagactATTACTCGGATTTCCTAATTACACTGGCAGTGCCCTCGGCAATAGCACTGGTGCTTTTTCTAATACTTGCCTACATCATGTGCTGCCGACGGGAAGGAGT ggaaaagagaaaCATGCAAACACCAGA CATCCAGTTGGTCCACCACAGCGCGATCCAAAAATCAACCAAAGAGCTTCGTGACATGTCTAAAAACAGAGAGATCGCGTGGCCCCTTTCAACGCTTCCCGTGTTTCACCCGGTAACTGGTGAGATCGTGCCGCCCCTGCACACCGACAGCTATGATAACACCAGTATGCCGCTGATGCAGACCCAGCA gaaCCTGCCACATCAGACTCAGATTccgcagcagcagagtgcag AGTGGAAACGGCAGATGACCCTGGCAGGCAAAGCCTCCACCCAAAGCCTCCAGCACTGGTTTGGGTTGACATCTAACGTAGCTCTTCACACTCACTACTGGAGGCGTTTAGAAG GTAAATGGTATTCCTGA